Proteins from one Astatotilapia calliptera chromosome 8, fAstCal1.2, whole genome shotgun sequence genomic window:
- the LOC113027968 gene encoding uncharacterized protein LOC113027968: MMLLEVTANAGQKIGTLIDLASDTNYITHRAASSLNLRSEEITLVVHGVGAMKTHVRTRRYLLKIRVRTPRGTLRSHQLVCYGLDSIAEVHKHVTPSQLQRFFPDIPLNDLVRPKDIHLLISHKEGRLAPQRSRVIGDLVLWDGPLGKTVGGTHPELFEELTVSAHMSKTHFARSMRAAAVKYEELIGEASDQSSTRKHVPAKLQRSSTSTTSRGFLEWWKWDSIGAACEPKCGGCRCGNCQPGGKEMTLAEERELEIIREGLTYVTGDGHSDEPHWHTRYPWAEDPVSLPDNKKGVESTFLRTEKQLAKEPEWKAAYAAQVHDMVERGAAVKLSKDMISNWDGPVWYVSHLIAPNPHSVTTPVRLVWNSSQRFRGVSLNDLLIKGPDVLNQIRAVLLRFRGGVYGALGDIKKMYNSVWLEDKEMHLHRFLWRDSEDDELEEYAITRVNIGDKPAGCIAQLAMRETASLSTFSHLKEERRVLQQDSYVDDILTSHNDMNQLKVITENIEQILKAGGFELKPWVLSGQSGRRKRNDEGEKTRMKTIVLPNQMRDEENKALGLGYIVEEDKLHVMVAINFSKRKKKMRVGQDLAQEQIKTHTPNPLTRRELLSQVSGLYDPVGLVTPAKQKGAILVRRAFQETKVESCLVKDTWDMALSDALREDAIRLFEEYAQLSKVTFARALTPPCFTEEPWAITFSDGSEQAYGAVLYLRWNSDQGPIIRLVESKAKLTPLDHKGDVVKAELCGAVFGSRLKKYFEAQSRIQVERWYHFVDSQTVIGAIQRESYGYQTFFAIGLEKYRAAQGFKIGGGFLALRTLRM, encoded by the coding sequence ATGATGCTCCTTGAGGTCACAGCTAATGCTGGGCAAAAGATTGGGACATTAATTGACCTGGCTTCTGACACCAACTATATAACCCACAGGGCTGCAAGCAGTCTTAACCTAAGAAGTGAAGAAATCACTCTGGTTGTTCATGGAGTAGGGGCAATGAAAACGCACGTGAGAACAAGGCGGTATCTTTTAAAGATCCGAGTCAGAACGCCTAGAGGCACCCTTAGGTCACACCAACTGGTCTGCTATGGACTCGACAGCATAGCAGAAGTCCACAAACATGTCACACCGAGTCAGCTACAAAGGTTCTTTCCGGATATACCACTCAACGATCTTGTAAGACCGAAAGACATTCATCTGCTTATAAGTCATAAAGAAGGTCGGCTAGCGCCTCAGAGGAGCAGAGTCATCGGTGACCTTGTGTTATGGGATGGGCCACTTGGAAAGACAGTTGGGGGAACTCACCCTGAGCTCTTCGAGGAGCTTACTGTCTCTGCCCACATGTCCAAGACACACTTTGCCAGGTCAATGAGAGCAGCAGCTGTCAAGTATGAGGAGCTCATTGGCGAGGCCTCGGACCAGTCTTCAACAAGGAAGCATGTTCCTGCTAAGCTTCAGAGGTCAAGTACCTCAACCACCAGTCGAGGATTCTTAGAGTGGTGGAAGTGGGATAGTATTGGTGCTGCATGTGAGCCAAAGTGTGGGGGTTGTCGTTGCGGAAATTGCCAGCCAGGTGGGAAAGAAATGACACTGGCCGAGGAGAGAGAGCTTGAAATAATAAGAGAAGGACTCACCTATGTCACGGGTGATGGCCACAGCGACGAGCCACACTGGCATACCAGATACCCTTGGGCTGAAGATCCAGTATCCTTACCAGATAACAAAAAAGGAGTTGAGAGCACATTCCTCCGGACAGAGAAACAATTGGCCAAGGAGCCTGAATGGAAAGCTGCTTATGCCGCTCAGGTGCATGACATGGTGGAGCGTGGAGCTGCAGTCAAGTTGTCCAAGGACATGATCAGTAACTGGGATGGGCCAGTGTGGTACGTGAGCCACCTCATTGCTCCGAATCCCCACTCTGTTACAACTCCAGTGAGGCTTGTGTGGAATAGCAGCCAGAGGTTTAGAGGTGTGAGCTTGAACGACCTGCTAATAAAGGGTCCAGATGTCCTCAACCAGATTCGAGCAGTTCTCCTCAGATTCAGGGGCGGAGTGTACGGAGCCCTTGGTGACATAAAAAAGATGTACAATTCAGTTTGGTTAGAAGACAAAGAGATGCATCTGCATAGGTTCCTCTGGCGGGACTCTGAGGATGACGAGCTAGAGGAATATGCCATCACAAGGGTGAACATTGGAGATAAACCGGCAGGATGCATTGCACAGCTGGCAATGCGTGAAACTGCCAGCCTTTCTACCTTTTCCCACCTCAAGGAGGAACGTCGTGTACTCCAGCAAGACAGCTATGTCGACGACATCCTTACCTCTCACAATGACATGAACCAACTAAAAGTCATTACGGAGAACATTGAGCAGATCCTAAAGGCTGGAGGATTTGAGCTGAAACCTTGGGTCTTGTCTGGTCAAAGTGGGAGGAGGAAGCGCAATGACGAGGGTGAGAAAACAAGAATGAAAACCATTGTCCTACCAAACCAAATGCGTGACGAAGAAAACAAAGCTCTTGGTCTGGGTTACATAGTGGAAGAAGACAAGCTTCATGTCATGGTAGCAATCAACTTCtccaagaggaagaaaaagatgcGAGTTGGCCAAGACCTTGCCCAGGAGCAGATTAAGACCCACACGCCAAACCCACTGACGCGAAGAGAGCTTCTCAGCCAAGTGTCAGGGTTGTATGACCCAGTCGGTTTGGTCACTCCTGCAAAGCAAAAAGGAGCAATCTTAGTTCGCAGGGCATTCCAAGAGACAAAAGTAGAAAGCTGCTTGGTCAAGGACACTTGGGATATGGCGCTCTCAGATGCCCTGAGGGAGGACGCCATTAGGCTTTTTGAGGAGTATGCCCAGCTCAGCAAAGTCACATTTGCAAGGGCGCTAACTCCCCCGTGCTTCACCGAAGAACCCTGGGCAATTACTTTCTCCGATGGAAGTGAGCAAGCCTATGGGGCAGTGTTGTACTTAAGGTGGAATTCAGATCAGGGCCCAATCATCAGGTTGGTGGAGTCCAAAGCTAAGTTAACACCATTGGACCACAAAGGGGATGTTGTCAAAGCAGAGCTGTGTGGGGCAGTGTTTGGCTCACGCCTAAAGAAATACTTTGAGGCGCAAAGCCGGATTCAGGTTGAGAGGTGGTATCACTTTGTCGATAGCCAAACCGTCATTGGGGCAATACAGCGGGAGAGCTATGGGTACCagaccttttttgcaataggaTTGGAGAAATACAGAGCAGCACAAGGATTCAAGATTGGTGGTGGGTTCCTGGCCCTCAGAACATTGCGGATGTAG